One genomic window of Clostridium taeniosporum includes the following:
- a CDS encoding ABC transporter ATP-binding protein yields MEIKIKNLSKTYNEEKIFENFNLTLENSKVNCIVGKSGCGKSTLLNILAGILNFDNGKILGISKNEVSYIFQEDRLIEWLTVEENLKFALKKYYKKLEITKKIESILSSLSLEKVKDKYPEELSGGMKQRVNIARAFGKPSKVILMDEPFKSLNYTLKYKIIDEFKNIILDENRIVVLVTHDVDEAIYFNGNIIVLGERPVEIKGVFRENLKDYKSEIIDLIK; encoded by the coding sequence ATGGAAATTAAGATTAAAAATTTAAGTAAAACTTATAATGAAGAGAAAATTTTTGAAAATTTTAATTTAACTTTAGAAAACAGTAAAGTAAATTGTATAGTTGGAAAATCAGGATGTGGTAAAAGTACTTTACTTAATATACTGGCTGGAATTCTTAATTTTGATAATGGTAAGATTTTAGGAATATCAAAAAATGAAGTCAGTTACATATTTCAAGAAGATAGGTTAATAGAATGGCTTACCGTAGAAGAAAATTTAAAGTTTGCTTTGAAGAAATATTATAAAAAATTAGAAATAACTAAGAAAATAGAATCTATTTTGTCATCTCTTAGTTTGGAAAAAGTTAAAGATAAATATCCAGAAGAATTAAGTGGTGGGATGAAGCAAAGAGTGAATATAGCAAGAGCCTTTGGAAAACCATCTAAAGTTATATTAATGGATGAACCATTTAAATCATTAAATTATACATTAAAATATAAAATAATTGATGAATTTAAGAATATCATATTAGATGAAAATAGAATAGTAGTGTTAGTTACACATGATGTTGATGAAGCTATATATTTTAATGGAAATATAATAGTTTTAGGTGAGAGACCAGTTGAAATTAAAGGTGTCTTTAGAGAAAACTTGAAAGATTACAAAAGTGAGATTATTGATTTAATTAAGTAA
- a CDS encoding ABC transporter permease yields MKEYTWKNRIYILASCLFFLAVWQSLAIFINNDIYLPKIQQVLTEIINIVKKDDFNLMLMSSLYRSILCYILAIALAILLGVLTYMYPFFKYLLTPINSFAKTIPTMVLVVLVLVWFNKENTPFIVGFAITLPILYEGILGSLNSIDKKLIDMMDIYEVSIIEKIKTVYLPVIKFHLVSIFVSTFSLAFKVVIAGEVHGQPKYGIGSAIQLEKINFNTSGIFAWIVIIALLSLIFEIINNLFRIRVYRWKENGN; encoded by the coding sequence ATGAAGGAATATACATGGAAAAATAGAATTTATATTCTAGCATCATGTTTATTCTTTTTAGCAGTATGGCAAAGCTTAGCCATTTTTATAAACAATGATATATATTTACCTAAAATCCAACAAGTATTAACCGAGATTATTAATATTGTAAAGAAAGATGATTTTAATTTAATGCTTATGAGTAGTTTATATAGATCAATATTATGTTATATTCTAGCTATAGCTTTAGCTATACTTTTAGGGGTACTTACATATATGTATCCCTTTTTTAAATACTTATTAACACCGATAAACTCTTTTGCAAAGACCATACCAACTATGGTATTAGTTGTATTAGTATTAGTTTGGTTTAATAAAGAAAATACACCATTTATAGTTGGATTTGCTATAACACTTCCAATACTATATGAAGGGATATTAGGAAGTCTTAATAGTATAGATAAGAAATTAATAGATATGATGGATATATATGAAGTTTCAATTATTGAAAAAATAAAAACAGTATATTTACCTGTTATAAAATTTCATTTGGTAAGTATATTTGTATCAACATTTTCTTTAGCTTTTAAAGTAGTTATTGCAGGAGAAGTTCATGGACAACCTAAGTATGGAATTGGATCTGCTATACAATTAGAAAAAATAAATTTTAATACTAGTGGAATATTTGCATGGATAGTAATAATTGCTTTATTATCATTAATTTTTGAAATAATAAATAACTTATTTAGAATTAGGGTATATAGGTGGAAGGAAAATGGAAATTAA
- a CDS encoding ABC transporter substrate-binding protein: MKKLSIFLITILSIFMFVGCNKSNTANLDEVKKINFVVPDGLPAISVAKMIKEKPEIQKGYSINYDMEKVPENIVTSIMKSEADIAIVPSNVSAISYDKNGNYKIAGTVGFGSFYIVSTDDSKSIEDLKGKELYNIGKGLTPDIIAKSILKNNNINPDTDINLSYVGGVTEIAPVILSGKANYAVLPEPALSTVLNKKEGLNILLNLNEEWKKENNSKYGYPQATVIVKKDLIENDKKLVENILREIENSTLWAYKDKEALGDYCEEIGVTANKDIIISAMERANIKYINIKDSINEYNTYFKNLYDFDSKTVGGKIPDEGIYMEK, encoded by the coding sequence ATGAAGAAATTATCTATATTTTTAATAACAATTTTATCAATATTTATGTTTGTAGGATGTAATAAAAGCAATACTGCAAATTTAGATGAAGTTAAAAAAATTAATTTTGTAGTTCCAGATGGACTTCCAGCAATATCTGTAGCTAAGATGATAAAAGAAAAACCAGAAATTCAAAAAGGATATAGTATAAATTATGATATGGAAAAAGTACCTGAAAATATAGTTACTTCTATAATGAAAAGTGAAGCTGATATAGCAATAGTTCCATCAAATGTATCAGCTATATCTTATGATAAAAATGGAAATTATAAAATAGCAGGAACAGTAGGATTCGGTTCTTTTTATATAGTATCTACTGATGATTCAAAAAGTATAGAGGACTTAAAGGGAAAGGAACTTTACAATATTGGAAAAGGATTAACACCAGATATTATAGCAAAATCTATTTTAAAGAATAATAATATAAATCCAGATACTGATATTAATCTTAGTTATGTAGGAGGAGTAACGGAAATAGCTCCTGTAATTTTATCAGGAAAAGCTAATTATGCAGTATTACCAGAACCAGCATTATCAACAGTATTAAATAAAAAAGAAGGTTTAAATATACTTTTAAATTTAAATGAAGAGTGGAAAAAAGAAAATAATTCTAAATATGGCTATCCTCAGGCCACTGTAATAGTAAAAAAAGATTTAATAGAAAATGATAAAAAATTAGTTGAAAATATATTAAGAGAAATAGAAAATAGTACTTTATGGGCATACAAAGATAAAGAAGCTTTAGGAGATTATTGTGAAGAAATAGGGGTAACAGCTAATAAAGATATAATAATATCTGCAATGGAAAGAGCTAATATAAAATATATTAATATAAAAGATTCTATTAATGAATATAACACCTACTTTAAAAATTTATATGATTTTGATAGCAAAACTGTAGGAGGGAAAATACCAGATGAAGGAATATACATGGAAAAATAG
- a CDS encoding YaaR family protein encodes MEIGRVQRGNVSTERKIVSEKKDFSQSFNHARERKSEEQLRKLMDDIKKRGNKLVLTKTYVDVVMYKKMIKEYLESILKFMYDTKKDISFWQTQYFVTVETIDEKLEELTNMLLSEEKENLNLAATIDEIQGLIVDIYR; translated from the coding sequence ATGGAAATTGGAAGAGTACAAAGGGGTAATGTATCAACTGAAAGAAAAATTGTATCGGAAAAAAAAGATTTTTCTCAAAGTTTTAATCATGCTAGAGAAAGAAAATCAGAAGAACAACTTCGTAAGCTGATGGATGATATTAAAAAAAGAGGAAATAAACTTGTATTAACTAAGACCTATGTTGATGTTGTTATGTATAAAAAAATGATAAAAGAATATTTAGAATCAATATTAAAATTTATGTATGATACCAAAAAAGATATTAGTTTTTGGCAAACTCAATATTTTGTTACTGTTGAAACTATAGATGAGAAATTAGAAGAGCTTACAAATATGTTATTATCTGAAGAAAAAGAAAACTTAAATTTAGCAGCAACCATAGATGAAATTCAAGGGTTAATAGTAGACATATATAGATAA